AGGAATGCATTGATGGGAGAAGGCGCCGTAACATGAAAATATCATTCTTGCTTACTGGAAGAGGAAGCGAACCGTGCAATAAACTCTGCCATGCCAAAGGAACGAAGAGGATCAGCGTGTACCGGGTGTCAGAAAAGCATCCTGATGTAGAGCACCATCCAGCCGGCAACGGAGAAGGTGGCGCACACGTACATCCAGAagagcaccgccgccgactcctCCCCGCACCCGCGCAGGTTAGCAACGGCCCCTAGAACCAACAACAGTAACAGATGAAGCTTCATTAGCCAGTGGTAACATACCTGACTTCCTGGCCGGTTGGGGACACATTGTGGATTTCTTGTGTACGTACCGGAGAGCACCGAGGTCGGCATGGAGtgctgcaggaggaggacgaaCTTGAACATGGTGTCGCCCTTGGGGAAGAGACCCAGCCTCTCGGCCAGGTTGACGACGCCCATCCCCGCCGGAGGGACCAGCACCAGGCGCCCGAAGATGATCGCCACCGTCGTCCTCAGCCCCAGCTTCTTGCTACCCGCACCTGGACCTGCATAGACGGACATGAAGACGTATATTTTCACATTCGCACACTCATCCTGTAAGATCAGAGCACATCAGAGAGCTAACCATCGACGAGATTGCCGCCGAGCGCAAGCAGGATGCATGGGATCATTGCCTCCCTGCAGAAAGATTGCAGATCGTAAGAGTCAAGTGTTAATTTCGGGATAGGAAAATGGTTCATGTATATATTGAGGGTATTCCACCATTTGCACGAGATTTGTGCATGTTCAAATGGTCAAAATGGCAATGCACAGAAGGTTTTATGAACTGCACCCAAGAATGATGCAGGCATCGGTGAAGAAGAATAACGGGGCGTCATTTGCCAGGATGAAGTGCTTCAGGGATGGCGACGTTCCGATGAGAATCCCCAGTGCCTGACGGAAGTTGTTCACAAATGTTGATCAATCACAACAGAAGAAACACAAACGAAATGTGAGATTCTAAGGGCAGTTAGACTGTAGAGCGTGCCGTCAGAATTCTTTTCTCAGTGCAAGCACAATAAAACGAGTACTCACTGCAGGTAGTAGAGGACGGGACAAATCATCAAAGTGCAAAGTAAATTGGGGCAAATGATCAAATTTCCCACAAAATGTGGAGGTACTTAATTGATGGATAGATTGTGGAGCTAAAGCTGTTCCACGCACATTGTTTGTGTCAAGAAGGCATTACTCACTGAGGCTATCACCGGAGGCTGAAGCAACTGCTTCAGCTTAAATTTCTCAACAAAGAACTTCAAAATTCCCATTGCCTGATACAGAAAAGTAGAagttttagaatttttttcttctgaacaTTCCATGTACCATAATCATATCGTGTACCCCGATCTTGGCATGATATAATTTCAAGGAACATCTTACTTTTGAGCACTTGGAAGCATGTATGACGGCTTGTTCAGGTGCAGCCGAGGTTAGCAGTGGAACTTTTTCAGGCGCGCGGCCATCAGCCACAGCCTTGGACGAGAGCTTCTTAACTCTGCTTCCATCGTAGGTTTCACCTGGTGGCAGTGCCAGCATCTGAAACACGTAGCTGTACAAGATAATCGCCCCGACCTGACAATGAAGGACACATGGAGTAGTGGTTGTTGACTAAACCAATCAGAATTTACGGGAAGATGCATGGAAACATATGTACCCATTGGCCAAAAGAGACGTAAGCATTGCCGTCCTGTTTGCATTTGTTAGGATCACCAAATGGGTTCAATGGGTCTCGACACAGAGCGGCGACCAGGACGAGAGGCATGTTTCCGTTATTACCTGTAGCGATCAGAAGTTCAGACGATCGGAAGATGAAAGCATCTCAAACGGAACAGGGGATATGGCTTGCCTATGGCGATGTGGACAATGGTGAACTTGAAGTATGGGCGTGGTGGTTGTACAATCCAGGCGACAACAAGGCCAACTAGAGAACCAGACACTGTCCCCAAGACAATATTTACAGGAATGTACCACCTGCACATGAAAAGGATAAGTATTTCTTGCCATCTGTACTGGCAGCAAAATATTGGAGATTAGTGTTAATTCCCATTTGTGGTTCACTTTTTAAGCGTTTGAGAGATGCTGCCCTAAAGGAAAAATCTGTAGTTGCGTAACATGTATATGCATTCAGGAGTACGTAGAACATTCTATTCCAATCTGTCCTAGTTTCTGTGTTAGACTGCTTAACTTACCAGTCTAACACTTTCTGCACTGTAATGGCTCGTCCAAGCTGAGTGAATATGAGGCATGGAAGTAGTAGGGAAAACACTAGCTGGAAACAAAAACAGGAGATAACAGaaaaataacaggaaaatAATATATGAGAAATTCAGAAGCAGTATGTAGAGGcaaaatttgctaaaaaaaaaaaggtatgtAAGGACAAAAAACTGATAACTCTATCGTGAGTAGGCCAACAAGGCAATGACTTGGTACctagacacacacacacacacacacatatagaTGTCTCACATGTGTAAAAGAGTTGTGATATTATTGTGGGGTGTCATTGTAGTTGTAACTTGGAAGCTCGTGGCATCTCCAACAATCTACATAGGCTGTTACTAAGAACAGGACACATAGGCATTTAGCTGAGGTGGAGAGAAGGAGCGCAAAAACTATGAAACCGGTTGTTGCAGAAGAAATCAGTACGACACAGGTAGCCTGCCCCGCCAATATCATGGTCTCACTCTTGTGAAGCAATAGTTACCGACAGGGACTATTATCCAGAATTGGTGCGTTCATATCTAAATTGGGTTCATCTTATTAAAATTGTAGCCATGAGTCAAATTTACGTCCGGCAATCAGAACCTCATTTCAAGGCGAACGTTTTCTAAAAAGATAATCCGCGTCGCGGATGGACTGGACTGGactggaatggaatggaatggatgCCGCCCGCATGCAATTAGCTCACCCCGTTGAGAAGCTTGCGGCCGCGGGCGTTGAGGATGCCGACGTGCTTGGTGGCCATGAGGAATCCCATGAAGCACATGGTGAACACCTTAGCAATCGGCAGCACCGCGAACTTCATCGACGTCAGGATGGGCtgcccgcccccgccgctcaCCAGCGACCACACCTCCATAATGCCTGACGAACAAAAGAGAACGAGATGGCCCAAAGGCGTTTACCTCCCGTTTCCTAGCTGGGTGGATTTCGCCGTGTTGATTCCGGCCCGAGGATTATGGTCGATTGATCGGGGAACTCGGCCGGGATGGCACAATTGTTGGTGTGGTCTGAAGATGGTTGCATCCGCGCGCCGCGGAGATAGAGgggagcatgcatgcatgtacgtgTTCAACCGCAGCTCGACATGCGTGGAGCTTGCCGGAGGAGCGCCCATGCATAATCCAAGTGGCACGGTTCCGGCTTTCGATTCGTTCAATAGAGCTTTGCTATTTAAGTCCGTCCAAAATGAGTCATGATTTTTCGCAAAATCTCTACTGCTTAAAAATAGGTAAGGTTCcccatcccccccccccctcgttGTAAGCTTTCGTTCTCCTCATCTCACCTCAGAtgccctcctcctcaccgtgccgccgcccctccACTCCTTTCCCAAAGGAATGAAATGCACCCCAGGCCTTGAAGTTGGTGGTGCGGTCTGAATTGGTCCTCAATGTCACAATCCGCCTCTTTAGGTACTTATATGTCATGTAATGTACGTCCATATACGGTACCGTACCGTATATGGTATTTCGGGCCCACCTGTCACTGATGTCAGCACCGTGGGATGAGTTGGTGGACCGTTATTTTTGCGAAAACTCCCATGTCTCCATCTTTTATTTCCGCCATGGTCTATATTCCTTTTCCGGCTGGCCCTAAACCCGAGTCACCATGGTGCTTCCAGGCGACGCGTCGTGCTCCTCCAATGCCCTGCAGAAGCCAAATAGCCAGGCTCCACTACCGCTTCGTGGAGTTTGTCGCCGGCCAGCCCGCGTGCATCTGGCCGGCCATTTCTCTAGGTGATGTGGAAGGGACTTCGAGGTGTTGGTCGACACTCAGGCTCATCCATCCTCAACGGCGTCGTTTGCATCTTCTCCAAGAACCGGCACAAACGGCTCTCCAACATCTTTTGGCGCCAGAagcagcttcttcttcatgcAAGAGGAATCCTACATGTGtccttttttgtttcaacTTCCAAATCTCCTAATCAAATTTTGAGCTAATTTTTCTAATGGCCTAAAAGCTGGACTTAAGCGGAATCCCATATGGTTGTTGGTCTTTATCGAGACGTTCTGGAGGTTTTGATCCAATGCTCCCCATATGCTTGCTGGTCTTtatcggaaaaaaaatatgtttgttGGTGGCGTCCGGTGGTGCTAGGTCATCGGTGATGGCCAGTCGGTTGATCGGTGGCATTTTGGGCAGCTAGACGTGTGGCAGTCCATGTTGGCATCAAGAACACATGGCGGATTCTTGTTCGTGCCGCATGTCCATCAAGAGCGATGTTGTGATATGTCAAATGTACTTTTctccttcctttttccttaGATCCAGATTTTTGGTGGGACTTTCTTGCCTCACAGTAAAAGGGGCGGAGACATAACCGGAGTGTTCCTTGTTATATTTCTTCGTATTAACTCTTATATTGTGTAATGGCCTTGTGCTTGTTTAATTTTGGCTCCGCTACCACTCAGAGTCACAACCGGTTAATGTATGAGCATGGTTTTtaccaaaagaaaagagcGTACACAAAAAGTTAGCTCTTACAGGAGGAAATGAAAACCAACTAGGGATAGGGAACAGTAGAGTTGAGCTCCCTTTCGTGTGTCTTGTTTGTAAACTCCCCTTTCGTGTGTTTTGTTTGTAAACTCCCCCAGTTGAGCTTTTGCTGGACTCTCTTTGATATATAAATAGCactttcgtcaaaaaaaaaaaaaggttagcTCTTAGGATTGCACAACGTATATTCGTAGAAGATCATCGCGTTGAAATTCTTTTCCTAACGAATCTAGCATGTGGACAAATGATGTAAACTGTGATCCTCCTCTCGGATAAGGCAGCCTCGAGAACGTGCAGACACCGCAGGGCGACAGGGCAAAGCACACCAAAACCATTTGTTACAAGACGACGGGTAGAATTGAATGGCACATGGCTGAGGAGCAGGCTATTGGTCGGGCGGGGAGCAAGACCTCCAGTATTTGGAGATGCTCCAGTGCTTTGACCCAACCCAAGCTTTATTTCTTATACAGTACTAAACCCCTTTTCTTAAGTTCAATTCTTGCATTGTTCGCCCTCAATCGGCCCAAATCAGTTCAGACAGACACGCTCTGATACGCACTCAGTCCGAGCCAATAAACAGCGGCATGCACAATTCTGCCGACCTTTTCTACTGACTAATTCTCCCCACAATTGGTACTAGCTAGCACCGTTTTGTTGCGCATAGTGCCACGAAGATACGGCCTTTTAACCAGCACTTTCCACGTTTAGAAACAACGGGGCCGACCAGATACAAGTGAGTGACTTTTCCCAAGGTACCGATATGATAAAGTTGGCAAGAATGATTGGCCCAAATTCACAAGATCCCTGTGATGGTGAATATTTGATCTCATCTCCGGTGCTCAACTAATTTTCCACCATTTATATTTTCTCCTCTCATGAGATATCGGAGGGAAGATCGAATCTTTTGCTGGCAGTTACATATGTCTGTCTGTGAGGGCCGCGCAGTACCTATAGCTCATCTCTTTGACTAACGTCCATACATCTTTTGATGCGCTCAAAAAAGGAAACCATGGGCTTCCCCTTTCTGCGCTCATTAATAGCATGGGAGGATAGTGATAAGTTCTACTACTAGCAATTCTCTGAAGCCAGccaataaaaatgaaaatcctCCTAGTCGAAACAAGCAAgtgcatgtgcatgctgatCGGCACGCATCATGTTTGCACCACGGACGGCATCGTGCGCCACAACTACACCGCCCCGTCAAGAGGTGGGTACGGCGTCACTAATCAgaaattctttctttttggccGACTTTGCTGGATAAGGCCAGGAGggatatttttcttcttcttcttccatatTTGAGAGCTGCAGTACATCCTAGATATACGTCTGACTGTTCATCAATTATATAGGGGCATGCATACATGCCAGAACGGGATCCTTTTGAATCATCAAGGTGGATCGCCAGTGAGGAgattaaaaaaaggaagaagcaaaCACTGGATAAGCACATGAGTTGATTTTACCCTTTGGCAGGGCCGGGCATCCATACACACACCACACGGCATGTGAGTGCGACGTCCCTTGCTTCTTGAACTTCGTTTCTGGCATGGGGGAGCTCGGCCGGTCTATGACAAAGTTGGCATTTGGACTCTACCACCTTTCCCCACTTGATTTCCACACCATATAACACACTAACCAAGCTCGCTAACTTCTTCACCCATCAGTCGTCACACACATACTCTCTGCGGGCACTCACATAGAGAGGAGTGCAGAGATCAAGTTGTGCGTGTGACAGAGGAGACAAAATAGAGAATAAGTAGGGAGGGAAGATAGAGAGCTAGCAGGGAGGGAAGATGGAGGTGGGCATGGTGATGAAGGCGTCTCTGAGCCTGTGCTGCGTGGGGGCGTGCTGCCTCGCGCTCTACCTCTACTACATCGTCTGGGTGGTGCCTCAGAGGCTGCTCGCCGGGTTCAGAAGGCAGGGGATCGGCGGGCCGCGCCCGTCCTTCCCTTACGGCAACCTCGCCGACATGAAAgaggcggtcgccgccgccaaggtgGCAAGCCGAGGCGTCGGCGGCATCGTGCACGACTACCGCCCCGCCGTGCTGCCCTTCTACGAGAAATGGAGAAAAGAGCACGGTATGTATCTCCATCGTCAGATTGATTGTGTATTATGTAACTTGACTACTTGTGCTGTCCTCCTGGCATGCATGATATTGATATGGTTAATTTCTTCGTCCTTCTGATGGATGTGTGGTCCTTGCTTTTGTTCTGATGctattttatcttcttcttttttgtattCTTATTTGATCTTGTTTCACTGTTGTTAAAAAGTTTCCCCTGAATACGAACATCTTTCACTGGTGACGGAGATCACGGTTTAATTTATACTAAAACAAGGAAGGCTATGTGAAAATCAGAAGAAGAACACGGAATTCATCACAATAGTAGTGATGCTTTTAATCAGACCAAACGTGTTCTATTAGTCGCTGATGAACAACTAAGCAACTCAATACATGGCTTTTTTGTTAAATTAACCGTTGGATATCACATATATGTAGATAGCTACTCGCCCCATAGTAGTATATATTTCATTATACCATCTCCATTCTCCAGTAAAGGCCACCATTTTGGAGATGACATAATTCAGTCTTTAAAAACTTTGACCACAAATGACTCTCAAAATACTTAGATTATATACTTTAGAATCATATATATTCGTAAAAGGTACCTTTTATAATACAGTATATGACTTGGGACATCTTTTGTTTAgacatctatatactaagtcatgtttagatacatctaaactttgacaaatttgagacattttttgttggacggaaggagtacgtAGTAAAATTTAGGGGGTTAAGGTGTATGTGCTCCAAGATCGTGTTGATGTCCAAAAATATTAACGTTTTTATTCGTTGAAGCGGTTGACCACATGCTTCacaaattaaataaaaaaacaaaatttgtttACCACTTTTTCGGGGAAAAAGCTTTTCATGGTGGATTCACGACACCAGGTAAGTTTGGAGAGTTGGAAAACATTTTTTGCTCTAATCCAGGGCTCTAGGCCCCTCCGTAAAAAGAAATCCACTAACTGAACCTCAGAAGGAACATGTTGGGAGAGCAACAATCACCTAAAAAAAGTGCTATCTCTTTCAGGACCCAGCAATGATGAGTGGTCTAGTTGAGCAAATATTAACTTGTTTCCTAAAACAAATCAACCTGTCATTCCATGTTGATGTCGATCTTAAGCATTAGTTGCTGCTAGCAGCTGTTGCGGCGTCAACAAACATCTCGCGCGCTAAACTTGTGCTCACGTCCAACTCACGCGCGCTGCCCGGCCCATTTGCCTCTTTCTGTTGCTGCATGTTACTGTTGGATAGCAAGACGTACGTACGGAGGCGTGCTAGATATTAGGTGAGCTGGCCAGCTAGCATCGATCGTCTCGCACAATTAACTGATCCTCGGACCCACGGATGTACACCCTGCTAGGAGAACGCGGAGTGATGTAACGTGAGGACATGCCTACTGCAAAGAACAAAccgccttttttttttctctttaagAAAAATAACCACGTAGAGATCGGTCGAGCTGAAATGAGTCGATGTAGGCGATGGATTTTATCTAGATCCTATCCTGTGGTTTTGGCACGGTGCATAAGGACATAGTCGTGAGCTAGCCACGTATACATGCACCATGTGCAATTGTGATACCCACAAAAGTAATGAGGCCGATCGTCTTTtggtgtatatatgcatgtacaGCACAGATGCGTGCATGCACGAGCGATCTGCAATTCCAGCATGGCTGAACTGAAAATCTACAGGTGTAGATACAACCTCTTCATTATCGCGGCAAAACTGCAAAAGTATACATTACTCCGTAGTAAGTACAGGACAGGAATGCCGTCGATTAACGCTAGCGCATATTCTCAGAGTTTTCAGTACACACGATTGGAAACGATACTAGAAGGAGGAAGTCATCCCACTGATTAATTAACGTATACAGTGCACGTACGCATAATTCTCCCCGACATATCACATCACAGGACGCCAGGTAGAACGGGTTAGTATTGCAGCGTAGTTCCCGGCCCGGGGTCAGGACTCGGGACGTCACGTACCGGCGCCAGATACGAGACCACCTGTCGATCGCCCTCCCAACGCCAGCTACAGCAAAGCAAACATCGATCATCACTGCACTGGTGGATCCAGCTCCATCAGCGTGGCGCAAGGCCGGCCGGGGGCAAACGCCAGGAGCGAATTCTATTGGAGCTGCTGGCCTGGCCGGCCGGGGGCACGTCGACGTCGCGCCAAAAAGCGATCGATCGGCCGGGAGCTATCGGGCCCCCGTGCGCGCCTACATGCGTGCGCCACAGGCCACAGCCGACCACGCTGCTCCTCGATCCTCTCTGTCCACCGTTCCTTGGCGCTAAGCCGTGAGCGCCAAGGGCGTGACAGGAGGAGGGCCATCCGCCATCGACGGAGACGGCGGTTGTCTCGTCAATCTGGGACTGGGCGCGCGTCCCCTCCAACTTTGTGCCCAAGCCATCGAGCCTCATCCTCGGCGCCTTTTCGCCTGTTTACGTACTGGAGACTCCTGTTGGATGCCCGCCGCCGTGTCGATTCCCGATCCGCCGATATATGCTCCAACAGTGTGTGCCCTCTTCGAGAGGCCGATGATACTGTGACAGTGACCGCCAAGCCAATAGCGGGAACATCTTGACTGTGTGTGCGTGCGACAGCCGATATGGCCATTCCAATAGGCCTGTGCTACTGCTAGTGCTGGTGGGTGGTCTCCATGTGATCGGTCGGGAACTCGTTACATCAACAGCGGTACGTACGTCTGATAATCGGTTAGTTAGGTAACTGTACTCTACAAATTGTAGCAGTATACGATGAAACTTGGACGACAGGGTGGGTGGCTAAAGTTTAGCGACCTCATTCATTCTGCCGTGAAAATCTCGTTCTAAAcattggatttgtataaaattcTATAAAAATGCGCGTCGCTtgtttcgggacggagggattaCTCTTCTTTGATGTGTTGTTTCAATGGTTGGGTCCCGTCGGTCGGACAGGGAATTAGTATTCAGCGGTGTCCACGTACGTACGCCCGATCGGACCAAGAATACTAACCTGCTCAACTGCAGGCCCCGTGTTCACTTACTCCATGGGGAACGTGGTGTTCCTTCACGTGAGCCGGCCGGACGTGGTCCGGGACATCAACCTCTGCGTCTCGCTGGACCTCGGCAAGAGCTCCTACCTAAAGGCCACGCACGAGCCCCTCTTCGGCAGGGGCATACTCAAATCCAACGGCCAGGCCTGGGCCCACCAGAGGAAGATCATCGCACCCGCGTTCTTCCTCGACAAGGTCAAGGTATATATATAATCACTCCGTTTCAGAATATAGGTCACATAATTGTTCCTGATTGTACACTTTTACTCCGTAgatgtttgtattttttttttgttatataaGATAGGTCAAAGGTTAGAAAATTTTgacagtcaacaaaagttatgcattttggaacggagagagtatatcaTAACAACGTCCATCCCGCACTAGTTAGCTGCAACAGATCACAATTAACGGGTTCAGAGGTTTTCAGAGTCCATAGGTTAAATTCaactttccaaaaaaagagagttcaGAGGTTTCAGAAAATAACACACTAAGGGCATTTAGAGCTATTAATGGATCTCCATGTTTCAGCGCGAAATAAAGTTGTGGGTCTGGAAGTTGCCCCCTATTTGCCAACAGAATTCAGAATGACAGGAGTACAGCAAGAGTGGCTGAGAGGCTGGCTGCAACATTCTGATCCAGCCAGATAATGCGTCATGACTAATTAGGACCACGCCCAACAGCAAAACCACACCATTCTGATCCCAGCTAGACAATGTCTGATAAGATTCTGATTATAATTCGGACCACTTTCCGTAATCGTGCATTATTCTGAGCGACTGTGGTACTCCTATTTAAGAGCAGCGCACAGCTAGGCAAAACTATGTACGTTGCATTCCAGCCTTACTCTGGTTTCTTCACATATATACCCAGGGAATGGTGGATTTGATGGTGGATTCTGCGCAAACACTGCTCAAGTCATGGGAAGAGAGGGTAGACGGAAATGGCGGGACCGTAAACATCAAGATTGATGATGACATAAGAGCCTACTCTGCAGATGTGATCTCCAGGACATGCTTCGGAAGCAGCTACatcaaaggaaagaaaatatttttgaagCTAAGAGAACTGCAGAAGGCCGTCTCCAAGCCAAATGTGCTAGCTGAAATGACCGGCCTAAGGTTAGCAGAAAGCGAAAGAAACGAAATGTTCATTAAAATTGTGGAAACATATTACCAGTATCCATCTTCTTCAGTGCAAGAACGTAAACTGAAAACTATAAATTCACACGTGAGATATAAATTTTGAATGTGTGCAGGTTGTTTCCTACAAAGAAGAACAGGCAGGCATGGGAGCTTCACAGACAAGTGCACAAACTAATACTAGAAATTGTGAAGGAAAGCGGAGAAGACAAAAACTTACTGAGTACAATTCTTCATAGtgcaagcagcagcaaggtGGGCCTCGGCGAGGCAGAGAACTTTATAGTCGACAACTGCAAGAGCATATATTTTGCAGGATATGAGAGCACAGCTGTAACAGCTGCCTGGTGCCTAATGCTCCTTGGACTGCACCCAGAATGGCAAGACAAGGTGCGAGAAGAAGTGCAGGAGGTTTGTGGGGGCCGGCCAATCGACTCCCAATCACTTCAGAAAATGAAGAATGTATGTCCGCTCCTCTCCCTTTTCCCATCTTCAATAATAACTTACTGAAATTTATTGTGATAGCTCGCTGACTCCAAGATTATCTTTGCAAATGCAGCTGACAATGGTAATCCAGGAAACTCTGCGATTGTACCCAGCAGGTGCCTTTGTATCAAGGATGGCCCTTCAGGAGCTGAAGCTTGGGGGTGTAAAC
This is a stretch of genomic DNA from Brachypodium distachyon strain Bd21 chromosome 1, Brachypodium_distachyon_v3.0, whole genome shotgun sequence. It encodes these proteins:
- the LOC100831581 gene encoding cytochrome P450 714B2, with the protein product MEVGMVMKASLSLCCVGACCLALYLYYIVWVVPQRLLAGFRRQGIGGPRPSFPYGNLADMKEAVAAAKVASRGVGGIVHDYRPAVLPFYEKWRKEHGPVFTYSMGNVVFLHVSRPDVVRDINLCVSLDLGKSSYLKATHEPLFGRGILKSNGQAWAHQRKIIAPAFFLDKVKGMVDLMVDSAQTLLKSWEERVDGNGGTVNIKIDDDIRAYSADVISRTCFGSSYIKGKKIFLKLRELQKAVSKPNVLAEMTGLRLFPTKKNRQAWELHRQVHKLILEIVKESGEDKNLLSTILHSASSSKVGLGEAENFIVDNCKSIYFAGYESTAVTAAWCLMLLGLHPEWQDKVREEVQEVCGGRPIDSQSLQKMKNLTMVIQETLRLYPAGAFVSRMALQELKLGGVNIPKGVNIYIPVSTMHLDPKLWGADVKEFNPERFSDARPQLHSYLPFGAGARTCLGQGFATAELKILISLIISKFALKLSPLYEHSPTLKLVVEPEFGVDLTLTKVQGACRC
- the LOC100840886 gene encoding protein PIN-LIKES 6-like, yielding MEVWSLVSGGGGQPILTSMKFAVLPIAKVFTMCFMGFLMATKHVGILNARGRKLLNGLVFSLLLPCLIFTQLGRAITVQKVLDWWYIPVNIVLGTVSGSLVGLVVAWIVQPPRPYFKFTIVHIAIGNNGNMPLVLVAALCRDPLNPFGDPNKCKQDGNAYVSFGQWVGAIILYSYVFQMLALPPGETYDGSRVKKLSSKAVADGRAPEKVPLLTSAAPEQAVIHASKCSKAMGILKFFVEKFKLKQLLQPPVIASALGILIGTSPSLKHFILANDAPLFFFTDACIILGEAMIPCILLALGGNLVDGPGAGSKKLGLRTTVAIIFGRLVLVPPAGMGVVNLAERLGLFPKGDTMFKFVLLLQHSMPTSVLSGAVANLRGCGEESAAVLFWMYVCATFSVAGWMVLYIRMLF